Proteins from a single region of Streptomyces sp. Tu 3180:
- a CDS encoding glycosyltransferase, protein MSRSGSARRAVAAGSMLAVAGAVHSAWNSRALRVPPADPPPVAERVSLLMPVRNEAGRVGPALRSLLAQERVPRAEVIVLDDQSTDDTGDVVRRLCGPYRHARVVRGTAPEPGLPGKAHACHQLASLARGGVLVFVDADVVLAPHAVASSVALLRSARLDLVSPFPRQVAEGPANRLVQPLLQWSWLTALPLRRAEVSPRPALSAANGQFLVVDAAALRGCGGFAAVTDEVLEDMALVRALKRAGGRGGIVDGSRIAMCRMYDDWRGLREGYGKSLWTAFGSGGGAAAVCALLVWAYVVPPLAVLWGSRWGAAGYAAAVAGRALTARRTGGRCWPDALAHPVSVGLLVALTARSWLGHRRSTLTWKGRPLRGRH, encoded by the coding sequence GTGAGCCGGTCCGGCTCCGCGCGGAGGGCGGTCGCGGCGGGATCGATGCTGGCGGTCGCCGGTGCCGTGCACAGCGCGTGGAACAGCAGGGCCCTGCGGGTCCCGCCGGCGGATCCGCCGCCGGTGGCCGAGCGGGTGTCCCTCCTGATGCCGGTGCGCAACGAGGCCGGGCGGGTCGGCCCCGCGCTGCGGTCGCTGCTGGCGCAGGAACGTGTGCCCCGGGCAGAGGTCATCGTGCTCGACGACCAGTCCACCGACGACACCGGTGACGTGGTCCGCCGCCTGTGCGGACCGTATCGGCACGCCCGGGTCGTGCGCGGCACGGCACCGGAGCCCGGCCTCCCGGGCAAGGCCCACGCCTGCCACCAGCTCGCGTCGCTCGCGCGGGGCGGCGTGCTGGTCTTCGTGGACGCGGACGTGGTGCTCGCGCCGCACGCGGTGGCGTCCTCGGTGGCCCTGCTGCGCTCGGCCCGGCTCGACCTGGTCTCCCCCTTCCCCCGCCAGGTCGCCGAGGGACCCGCCAACCGGCTCGTCCAGCCGCTGTTGCAGTGGTCGTGGCTCACGGCGTTGCCACTGCGGCGGGCGGAGGTCTCACCGCGGCCGGCGCTGTCCGCGGCCAACGGCCAGTTCCTCGTCGTGGACGCCGCCGCCCTGCGCGGATGCGGCGGCTTCGCCGCGGTCACGGACGAGGTCCTCGAGGACATGGCGCTCGTCCGGGCGCTGAAGCGGGCCGGTGGCCGGGGCGGGATCGTGGACGGCAGCCGCATCGCGATGTGCCGGATGTACGACGACTGGCGCGGTCTGCGTGAGGGGTACGGCAAGTCCCTGTGGACGGCGTTCGGGTCCGGCGGTGGCGCGGCGGCGGTGTGCGCCCTCCTCGTCTGGGCCTATGTGGTGCCCCCGCTGGCGGTGCTGTGGGGGTCGCGCTGGGGGGCGGCCGGATACGCCGCGGCCGTGGCGGGGAGGGCGCTGACCGCGCGGCGCACGGGTGGGCGGTGCTGGCCGGACGCGCTGGCCCACCCGGTGTCCGTGGGACTGCTGGTGGCGCTGACGGCACGGTCCTGGCTCGGTCATCGCCGCTCCACGCTGACGTGGAAGGGCAGACCGCTGCGGGGGAGGCACTGA